In Granulicella mallensis MP5ACTX8, the sequence AACAGGAACATTTACCTTGTGTTCGTTAGTTCGTGCTGTAGAAGGTGTACGTGGCTGCGTAGGGGACGCGGAGGACGACGTTCACGTTCTTCGCGTCGCATCCGGAGGTGGGGGCCTGGCCGGCCTGGGTGTCGGAGCGGCGTACGAAGGTGATGTTCGACAGGGCGCCGGTGGTGGTGCCGGTTGGGTGCGTCTCGAGCAGGAGCCAGGGGATGTTGGCGGGGTTGTCGGAGGGCTTCGTCTGCAGGACCTTGCCGGTGATCGAGCTGCCGTCGCTCCAGGTCCAGGTGGGGCCGGCGGTGTGCACGCCTATCTGCTGGTGGGTGGTGGGATCGAAGAGTCCTGCTGCGGGCTCTTCAAAGACCCAGGCGAAGCCGCCGTTCTGCGCGGTGCAGTTGTAGGTTTGAACGCCGTGACCTTCGACGGTGTAACGAACATGAGCCGTTGCGGGAGGCAGAGTCGGGTCCGCTGTTTGCTGTGGGGCGAAGAGAGCGAGCAGTGCGAGCGCGAGGATCATATTCCGTCTGACTTTCTCAGCGCAGAGGCGCTGGAATGAATGCGGCCCTGGGCCGGTTTTGAGGTCGCGTTGCTACACGATACCTCTCGCGAGGGTCGATGCGATAGTTGCCAGGATGTTGCAGTCGCGGTTCTATCCTAGAGACGCATGGTACCTGAGAAGTGTTTCTAACGAGGGAATGAAAATGGCGCCGACGAAGCTTGTTGCGGTGATTACCGGGGCCTCCAGTGGGATTGGCCTGGAGTTTGCGCGAAGCTGGCGAAGAGGCATGGAGAAGAGATAGATTTCTAACCGTAATTTGCTTGGCCGGGTGGTTGCGGGGTGGCATAGTGGGTGACAGTTCGTGGCGCCTGTCTCGCTGGGCCTTGTATGGCGAGTAGAGCTTCTGGTTTGCGATGAAGCCCCGGTGGAGATCAGCGGGTTGTGGCACGGAGGGGTGTGGCTTGTTGGATGCTCGCCGGTGCGGAAGACAGCAGATTCCCTGCGGGAATGACAACTAGAAAAGCAAGAACAAGAACAAGAGCGAAAGCAAAGGCGAAAGTGAACTCACACCCGTAGAGGGTGTTTTTTATTGGAGATTTTATGGCTACTGCACGTTGTTTGAAGGTTATGCCTGGCGCTGAGATGCAGCAGGAAGCGCAGCCGGGTAAGAATCGCTATGAGCTGTAAGTTGATGGCCTGATGGATGGCAAGACGAAGTCGCAGGCGGCGCTGGCTGCGGGGTTTTCCAAGAATCAGGCGCGTCATCCGGGCAGGAGTATCGAAGGGCCTGTTACCGAGGCGCTGCTGCATAAGGCCCTGACGCGGGAGCCTTCGGGTGAGGTTGCGACGAGCCGTTACGAACTCTATGTAGCGGGCTTGATGGATGGCAAGACAAAGAGACGGGCGGCGCTGGATGCAGGATTTCCTGCGAAGCGAGCGGATCATCCGACCACGCGGATCGAGGGGCCCATCACAGAGATGTTGATCCGCAAGGCGATGGCCCATGCAGGGATCACGCTGAATATCCTGGCGGAGAAGATGCGCGAGGGGTTGGATGCGGTGCGTCCGCAGGTGGTGGCGAGCGGCGAGCGAGGTAAGGCGGCGACCGTGCAGATGATTGCCGACTTCGAGACGCGGCTGAAGTATATCCAGCAGTTGTTCAAGATGATGGGGGCTGTCGAGCCGGAGGAGCGTGAGGTGCAGGAGGTGCGGGTGAATATTGTGGCGGTGGGGGCGCGGGAAGAGACGGTGGTGCAGTAGGACGGATGAGCTCTGCGGAGATCTGGCGCGCTGAAGCGCGTTCCCTCAGCGGCTAAAGCCGCGTGCCGGTTCAAGCTTTTACGGCACGGCTGAAGGCGGCCCTTAAACGAAACATGATTTTCAGCGTGCTCTGTTCTAGCGTGAGTTCTGCCACGCTTGAAAATCTTTGATTGTGTCGGGGGTTAGTTCGAGGATTGTTTCGGCAAGATCGGCAGAGCCCTTGCTGACGGCGATTGCGGCTAAAGCGCTGAGGCGGAAGTCTTCACTCCAGGGGCGGAATGTTACGGCACAGACAAGACTCGGCAATGTTTCGATGGCCTGGGTATACGCTGCCGATAGAGTATCGGGTACGGTGATGCCTTTGCGGTAGCGGCAGATTTCAATCCATGTAGGCAGCAGAAAGAAATCGTAGGTCGTTCGCTCCGGCGCTGTAGCGATCACACGGGTTATATGTGGCACCGCAGCGAATGAGGCGGAATAGACATCGCCTTGATGGGCGAGGGCGCTCCAGAGTGAAAACCATGGTTCATTCTTCGGGCCGGAGGGAGGGAACTCCTCCAGCTGACGCAACAGGTCAGGAATATCGGAGGCCTCTCCATAGGCGTGGTCGAGATTCGACCACGCCTGGTTCTCAAGACTGAGCATCGCTACTCTCCGGTTGAGCTAGTCGAGAAAGCGGCTGGTGATGCCGCCGTAGGCGTCGATGCGGCGGTCGCGGAGGAAGGGCCAGTGCTGGCGGGTGATCTCGACTTCCTTGGAGTCGAGGTCGGCGTAGAGGATCTCTTCCTTGTCGTGCGAGGCCTTGGCGAGGATGCGGCCGAAGGGATCGGCGATGAAGCTGCCGCCCCAGAACTCGAGGCCGGAGGCCGGGGTGTGGTCGCCGGGGCCCTCCATCATGACGCCGTTGTGCTCCACGTCTCCGTGCTCGTGGCCTACGCGGTTGACGGCGCAGACGAAGACACCGTTCGCGATGGCGTGGGCGCGCTGGATGGTCTGCCAGGCGTCGTACTGGCGCTCGCCGTACTCGGCCTTCTCGCTGGGGTGCCAGCCGATGGCGGTGGGGAAGAAGAGCGTCTCGGCGCCCTTGAGCGCGGTGACGCGTGCGCCTTCGGGATACCACTGGTCCCAGCAGACGAGCGTGCCGATGGGGCCGGCGGAGGTCTTCTGCGCCATGAAGCCGAGGTCGCCGGGCGTGAAGTAGAACTTCTCGTAGTAGAGCGGGTCGTCGGGGATGTGCATCTTGCGGTAGATCGCGGCGAGGTTGTCCGGCGCGGCGCTGGTGTGGTCGAGGATGGCCGCGGTGTTGTGATACAAACCCGGAGCGCGGCGCTCGAAGAGGGAAGCGATGACGACGAGCTTGTGCTCGCGAACGACTTCGCTGAGGGCGGCGGTCGAGGGGCCGGGGATGGACTCGGTGATATCGAAGAGGACGTGTTCCTCGCGCTGGCAAAAGTACTGCGCGCGGAAGAGCTCCGGCAGGCAGATGAGTTTGGCGCCGTTTTCGGCGGCCTCGCGCACGCGGGCTACGGCCTTCGCGAGGTTGGCCTCGGTGGAGGGGGCGCAGGACATCTGGATGAGGGCGACGCGAGTCGTTTTCGATATGGGCATGAGGGCTCCGGTTAAGCTACTTCAACTACAAGATTTGTCTGCTTCGCGAAGCGAAGGATGTCTTTGTCTCGCGTCATCAGTGCCAGATTTTCGATGCGCGCAGTGGCAACAAGGATGCGGTCAGAAGGGTCTTTGTTGAGTGAATCGGGTAAGTCTACCGATTCAATGGCGATCTGTGGAGTGAAGGGCAAAAGCTGAATGCCAGGAAGTTGAAGCGCCCTCTCGGCCCAGCGTTCCACCCCGAAAGGCAAGGCCAGACGTCCTTTGCGAACTAAAAGAGCAATCTCCCAGATCGATATGACAGAGATGTATGCCGCTCCCGTTTGACGTGCGCGGTCAATGGAAGAGATTGCGGATGGTTTCAGGCCTGGAGCTCCGTTGATGTAGCGAACCCATACATGGGTATCAAGAAGAAGACGTGTCGAGCTACTCATTCCCTACAGTCCATTCTTCCCCGGTAGGACCCACGATGTCTCCCTGCTCATGGACGGTGCCACGCATCCAGCCATAACCGGAGACGGGTGTTGCTTCTGTCAGTGGAACAATCTTTGCGACTGGAACGCCCCGTCGCATCAATGTGATCTCTGTCCTGTCGGTTTCCACGCTTTTTAGAAGAGAGGACAGGTTTGCTTTTGCCTGGGCCACGGAGGCGCTCCTGTTGAGTACAGGAACCCGGCCAGCCACCTTGAGTTTGCGAGAAACAAGTTTTGCCGGTGGAGTATGCGGTAAATGCTTGGGAAGGGTGGCCATATGGTCATCTCCAAATGACTAGTATATACCGAAAGAAACACGAGGAATTGCCCACAGAACCTGGTCAAGTCTTCCCATTCATCCGCAATCCAGAAATAGTGGAATCGCGAAGGAACGATGTTGCTTGACGATGAATTTCTGCTAACTTTAGATGTGGCCCAAAGGTTGCCCGCGGCCTCGGTAATTTGTTCCCCCTGCACCGTTCTTGCAAAAATCCATCACCCGGCAGCAAACGCTGTCACCCCAAGGAGTGCCATGTCGAGCGAATTTCGCAATTTTCTGGAGTTGTCCTACGAAGAGCTGGAAGACCTGAACCTGCAGGCCAAAGAGCAGCGCAAGAAGCGCGTAGCCGCAGACGTCATCCAGGAAGAGCGCCTGAAGTATCTTGCGGATACACCCGGCATCAAGGCTGTGACGGTCCTGTTCTCGGACCTCGAAGGCCGCCTGCACATGCTCGACTACGACAAGAAGTTCCTGATCAAGAGCTATGACAACCTGACGTTCGACGGCTCCTCGATCCGCGGCTTTACGGCGCAGCGTGAGAGCGATCTTCGCCTGGGCCTCGACTGGAGCGCGTTCTACTGGACGCCGGCCGATGTGTTCGGTTCGGGCAAGGTGCTGGTGTTCGGCGAAGTCATCGACAAGAACGGCGGACACTACTCGGGTGACCTGCGCGGTGTGTTGAAGAGCTTTGCTACCGAGCAGTTCGAGAAGAACGGTTACACGCTGAACGCGGCCAACGAGATCGAAGGCTTCCTGTTCGACGGTATCGATGCAGAGCGCACGTTCCACGAGACGGGCAAGTTTGAGTACGTCAACCAAGGCGGCTACTACCACTCACTGCCGGGCGACCCGCTGCGCGAGTTCATCGACACGACCGCTGAAGTGCAGCGCGCGATGGGCTTTGAGAATGAAAAGGACCACCCGGAAGTGGCGCCTTCGCAGTTCGAGATCAACTACTCGTACGGCGATGTGGTGGCGGCTGCCGACCAGATCCAGCTCTACAAACTGATCTGCCGCCAGGTTGCGACCCAGATGGGCATGACGGCGAGCTTCCTGCCGAAGCCGGTTACGGGCGTGAACGGCTCGGGTATGCACACCAACGTTTCGATCACGAACAAGAGCGGCAAGAACCTCTTCTGGGATCCGAAGGGCGAGGAGAAGGTCTCGAAGTTTGCATGGGGTTTTGTGGACAAGATCCTGACCCATGGCAACGACCTCTGCCTGCTGCTGAACGCCAGCGTGAATGCGTATCGCCGCCTCGATCCTCACTTCGAAGCTCCGAATCAGATCAAGGCTTCGGCGACGGATCGTGGCTCGATGGTTCGTATTCCGATCGGCAATGAGAAGTCGGCGCGTGTCGAGGTTCGTTCGGTTGGACCGGATGCGAACCCGTACATGGTGCTGTACTCGATCTTCAAGAGCGGCTTGCAGGGCAATACGTCGAAGATCAAGAACCTGCGCCAGGCTGAGCGGTATCTGCCGGACAACATCTATACGGCTCTCGAAGACTTCCGCAATGCGGAGTGGACGACCGAGCTGCTGGGTGAGGATGTGAAGGCTCGCTACGCGGACCTGAAGCAGGCTTCGGCTGATCGCTGCGCACGGTTGCTGGGTACGATCGTCAAGCCGTCAGAGATCCAATTCCACCACGATGTTTATAACCAGTTGCTGTGGGGCCAGTTCTAAGAGGCCCTTTAGCAGTGGGAGATGCCCCGGCTTTGGCCGGGGCATTTTTTTTGTTTCTGGTGGCCGCGTAGCTCGGTCAGTTGTGGTCGTGGCACGGCTTTCGTGGTGACACCGGCAGACAGCAGGTTCCTCGCTTCGCTCGGAATGACAACCAGAAAAGCAAAGGCGAATCAGAGGTTGAGGTTGGAAATCTGTGGTGTGGGCGTTTATCGCTCGGCTTGTGAGTAAGCCGTTGCCAGTTGCATTTTGACGGTGGTAGGTTGGGCGGCATCTTGAAGGAGGGCCCCAACCTATGCAGACCAGTTATAACGACATTCCGGTACCCAGCGACGGACAGGCGATTGAGTATGCCAACGGCAAGTACACTGTGCCGGACCATCCGATCATTCCGTTCATTGAAGGCGATGGTACGGGACGCGATATCTGGAAGGCGTCGCAACGGGTGTTCGATGCGGCGGTTGAGAAGGCCTATGGGGGCAAGCGCTCGGTGAAGTGGTTCGAGGTGCTGGCGGGCGAGAAGAGCTATCGCAAGACACAGAACTGGCTGCCGGACGATACGGTGAAGGCAACGGTGGACTTTCGCGTGTCGATCAAAGGGCCGCTGACGACGCCGGTGGGTGGTGGGATTCGCAGCCTGAATGTGGCGCTGCGGCAGTTGATGGATCTATACCAGTGCGTGCGGCCGGTGAAGTACTACAGCGGTGTGCCGAGCCCGGTGAAGTCGCCTGAAAAGCTGGATGTGGTGATCTTCCGGGAGAACACCGAGGACATCTATGCGGGCATCGAGTTCCGCGAGGGAACGCCGGAGGCTGCGAAGTTCATCGCGTTCGTGAACGATGAGATGCTGAAGGGCACGAAGAAGAAGGTGCGGCTGGACTCGGGTGTGGGAGTGAAGCCGATCTCGATTACGGGATCGAAGCGGCTGGTGCGCGCGGCGATTCAGTATGCGATCGACCATCAGCGCAAGACGGTGACTCTGGTACACAAGGGGAACATTCAGAAGTTCACCGAGGGCGCGTTTCGCGAGTGGGGCTACGAGGTAGCGACGCAGGAGTTTCGTGCGCATACCGTGACCGAGCGGGAGAGCTGGATCCTGGGGAATCTCGAACAGAATCCGAAGCTGACGCCGGAGGAGAACGCGGCGCTGGTGGAACCGGGAATCGAGTTCGCGTCGAAGGAGTTTGGCGAGAGCATCGTGCAGGAGGTGCGCGATGTGGTGGCGAGCATCGGAGCGACGCACGGCAATGGGCAGTGGAAGAACAAGATCCTGGTGAATGACCGCATTGCGGATTCGATCTTTCAGCAGATCATCATTCGGCCTTCAGACTACAGCGTGCTTGCGACGACGAACCTCAATGGCGACTACATCTCCGATGCAGCGGCGGCGCAGGTGGGTGGATTGGGGATCGCTCCGGGAGCGAACATCGGCGATGGCTACGCGGTGTTTGAAGCGACGCATGGAACGGCACCGAAGTATGCGGACAAGGATGTGATCAACCCGGGATCGGTGATGCTTTCGGGCGTGATGATGTTTGATTTTCTCGGCTGGAGTGAGGCCGCGCGGCTGATCGAAAGCTCGATGGAGAAGACCATTCAACAGAAGTTCGTGACGTATGACTTCGAGCGGCAGATGCAGGGTGCGACGAAGGCGAAGACGAGTGAGTTCGCCAGCCGGATGATTGAGAATATGGGGTGAGAGGAGCCGGCCTCTAAACAGCGAAGGGGTTGATAATTGCGACAGGAAACCCTTCGAAGTCACGCACATTACGTGTTGCGACGGTTAGATCGTACGTGAAAGCCTGTGCCGCAATCATGGCATCCGCAAGCATGTCGGATGAATGCCTGGCCATGAATTTTGCTGTCAATTGTGCCGCAGCGCCATCCAGGGGAAGGACGTCGAACGTGGTCGACAATGTCGTTATCCACTGCTCGATCTCTACTGCTTTCGACTTGTCCTGCCGACGAGTTAGTTCAGAGCCTCGTTGGAGTTCGTACAGGGTGATAGAGGACAAAAATAAGTCGTCCAGCTTCTGTGCTCGATACCACTGTAGCAACGCGCCGTGAGGGCGCAGCTTCCGCATTTCGGAGATCACATTCGTATCGAGAATGTACATCGTCTTCTAACGCAGTGACTTTCGTTTCCGGCGCGGGTGACGTTCCGGAACATCAAATGGTGGTGCTGACTGTAAGAACGCCAGTACACGCTCTTTCCGTTCTTCTTCGCTGGCCAACCCGTTGGTCTTATGTTTCTGAGAGCGTTCGTACTCATCCATTGAGACAATAACTGCTTCTTTGACACCGCGTCGGGTAATAATCTGAGGTCCACTACTATGAGCCGACGCGATCACCTCGCTCAACTTTGCCTTTGCTTCTTGTAGTTGCCACGTTGCCATGCGGGACGCTCCTGACCAGGTACCTGACTAGGTTAGCATCGGTGCGAGCAGGCGACAATTGGCCGGTTAGCGGTCAATTGTTCGGCGCCCGGCAGGTATCATTAACAAGACGACACGCAAGAGCCTGCGACCGCGGGCGCTACGGGCGCCATACCCTTCTGGAGAACTTTTCACCATGCGTAAGAAAGTCACTATTGTCGGTGCCGGTAACGTCGGCGCCACTGCCGCTCATTGGATTGCAGCGAAAGAACTCGCGGATGTTGTGCTGATCGATGTGATCGAAGGTGTGCCGCAGGGCAAGGCCCTCGACCTGTCTCAGGCCATGCCGATCGAGAAGCGCGATTGCTCGATCGTGGGTACGAATGACTATGCCGATACCGCGAACTCCGACATCGTTGTGATTACGGCGGGCATTGCTCGCAAGCCCGGCATGAGCCGCGACGATTTGTTGAATACCAACTTCAAGATCATGAGCGAGGTGGTCGAGAAGGTCGTGAAGGCATCGCCGAATACGATCCTCATCATCGTCTCGAACCCACTCGACGCGATGGCGCAGACGGCCTTCAAGAAAGCCGGATTGCCGCGCGAGCGTGTGATCGGCATGGCTGGTGTGCTCGACTCCGCACGCTTCCGCACGTTCATCGCCGAGGAGTTGAAGGTATCGGTGGAGAACGTAACGGCGTTCGTGCTCGGCGGACACGGTGACACGATGGTGCCGCTGTCGCGCTACTCGACGATGGCCGGCATTCCCATCACGGAGCTGATCGAGCCCACACGGTTGAAGGAGCTTGAGACCCGCACGGCCAATGGCGGCGCGGAGATTGTGAAGCATCTCAAGACGGGCTCGGCGTACTACGCGCCTTCGGCGGCGGCTGTGGAGATGGTGGAAGCGATCCTGAAGGACAAGAAGAAGATCCTTCCCTGTGCGGCTTATCTGCAGGGCGAGTATGGCATCAGCGGACTGTACGTCGGTGTGCCTTGCAAGCTGGGGGCCAAGGGCTTGGAGCAGATCATCGAGATCAAGCTTACGGCCGAGGAACAGACTGCGTTGAACAAGAGCGCGGAAGCGGTGCGTGAGTTGTGCACCGTGATTGGCGTTGCTTAGTTGGTTGGCTGGGGGAGATCCGGGCTTTAGCCGTGAAGGGGCTCTTGGCTAAGCGAGCATTCCCTCCGTGGCTAAAGCCACACTAACAATCGTGCAGAGACGGCGGGACTGAAGTCCCGCCCCTTCAAAGCAAAGGCAATCGGCGAGGCAACGAATGCACGAATCAGGACACTAGAGCATGAGTAAAGCGCTCTAAGGACGTACAAAGGGCTCGCCGAGGCGAGCCC encodes:
- a CDS encoding carbon-nitrogen hydrolase, which translates into the protein MPISKTTRVALIQMSCAPSTEANLAKAVARVREAAENGAKLICLPELFRAQYFCQREEHVLFDITESIPGPSTAALSEVVREHKLVVIASLFERRAPGLYHNTAAILDHTSAAPDNLAAIYRKMHIPDDPLYYEKFYFTPGDLGFMAQKTSAGPIGTLVCWDQWYPEGARVTALKGAETLFFPTAIGWHPSEKAEYGERQYDAWQTIQRAHAIANGVFVCAVNRVGHEHGDVEHNGVMMEGPGDHTPASGLEFWGGSFIADPFGRILAKASHDKEEILYADLDSKEVEITRQHWPFLRDRRIDAYGGITSRFLD
- a CDS encoding type II toxin-antitoxin system Phd/YefM family antitoxin; this encodes MATWQLQEAKAKLSEVIASAHSSGPQIITRRGVKEAVIVSMDEYERSQKHKTNGLASEEERKERVLAFLQSAPPFDVPERHPRRKRKSLR
- a CDS encoding glutamine synthetase family protein encodes the protein MSSEFRNFLELSYEELEDLNLQAKEQRKKRVAADVIQEERLKYLADTPGIKAVTVLFSDLEGRLHMLDYDKKFLIKSYDNLTFDGSSIRGFTAQRESDLRLGLDWSAFYWTPADVFGSGKVLVFGEVIDKNGGHYSGDLRGVLKSFATEQFEKNGYTLNAANEIEGFLFDGIDAERTFHETGKFEYVNQGGYYHSLPGDPLREFIDTTAEVQRAMGFENEKDHPEVAPSQFEINYSYGDVVAAADQIQLYKLICRQVATQMGMTASFLPKPVTGVNGSGMHTNVSITNKSGKNLFWDPKGEEKVSKFAWGFVDKILTHGNDLCLLLNASVNAYRRLDPHFEAPNQIKASATDRGSMVRIPIGNEKSARVEVRSVGPDANPYMVLYSIFKSGLQGNTSKIKNLRQAERYLPDNIYTALEDFRNAEWTTELLGEDVKARYADLKQASADRCARLLGTIVKPSEIQFHHDVYNQLLWGQF
- a CDS encoding type II toxin-antitoxin system Phd/YefM family antitoxin gives rise to the protein MATLPKHLPHTPPAKLVSRKLKVAGRVPVLNRSASVAQAKANLSSLLKSVETDRTEITLMRRGVPVAKIVPLTEATPVSGYGWMRGTVHEQGDIVGPTGEEWTVGNE
- a CDS encoding DUF3455 domain-containing protein; this translates as MILALALLALFAPQQTADPTLPPATAHVRYTVEGHGVQTYNCTAQNGGFAWVFEEPAAGLFDPTTHQQIGVHTAGPTWTWSDGSSITGKVLQTKPSDNPANIPWLLLETHPTGTTTGALSNITFVRRSDTQAGQAPTSGCDAKNVNVVLRVPYAATYTFYSTN
- the mdh gene encoding malate dehydrogenase, whose product is MRKKVTIVGAGNVGATAAHWIAAKELADVVLIDVIEGVPQGKALDLSQAMPIEKRDCSIVGTNDYADTANSDIVVITAGIARKPGMSRDDLLNTNFKIMSEVVEKVVKASPNTILIIVSNPLDAMAQTAFKKAGLPRERVIGMAGVLDSARFRTFIAEELKVSVENVTAFVLGGHGDTMVPLSRYSTMAGIPITELIEPTRLKELETRTANGGAEIVKHLKTGSAYYAPSAAAVEMVEAILKDKKKILPCAAYLQGEYGISGLYVGVPCKLGAKGLEQIIEIKLTAEEQTALNKSAEAVRELCTVIGVA
- a CDS encoding type II toxin-antitoxin system VapC family toxin; this encodes MYILDTNVISEMRKLRPHGALLQWYRAQKLDDLFLSSITLYELQRGSELTRRQDKSKAVEIEQWITTLSTTFDVLPLDGAAAQLTAKFMARHSSDMLADAMIAAQAFTYDLTVATRNVRDFEGFPVAIINPFAV
- a CDS encoding type II toxin-antitoxin system VapC family toxin is translated as MSSSTRLLLDTHVWVRYINGAPGLKPSAISSIDRARQTGAAYISVISIWEIALLVRKGRLALPFGVERWAERALQLPGIQLLPFTPQIAIESVDLPDSLNKDPSDRILVATARIENLALMTRDKDILRFAKQTNLVVEVA
- a CDS encoding NADP-dependent isocitrate dehydrogenase; its protein translation is MQTSYNDIPVPSDGQAIEYANGKYTVPDHPIIPFIEGDGTGRDIWKASQRVFDAAVEKAYGGKRSVKWFEVLAGEKSYRKTQNWLPDDTVKATVDFRVSIKGPLTTPVGGGIRSLNVALRQLMDLYQCVRPVKYYSGVPSPVKSPEKLDVVIFRENTEDIYAGIEFREGTPEAAKFIAFVNDEMLKGTKKKVRLDSGVGVKPISITGSKRLVRAAIQYAIDHQRKTVTLVHKGNIQKFTEGAFREWGYEVATQEFRAHTVTERESWILGNLEQNPKLTPEENAALVEPGIEFASKEFGESIVQEVRDVVASIGATHGNGQWKNKILVNDRIADSIFQQIIIRPSDYSVLATTNLNGDYISDAAAAQVGGLGIAPGANIGDGYAVFEATHGTAPKYADKDVINPGSVMLSGVMMFDFLGWSEAARLIESSMEKTIQQKFVTYDFERQMQGATKAKTSEFASRMIENMG